One part of the Sphingopyxis sp. PAMC25046 genome encodes these proteins:
- a CDS encoding MFS transporter → MSITPTPAARGGGAAHLYSPARRWTFLAILFLVGASSSIDRVVISVLLEPIKQEFGVSDTQLGLLSGLSFALLYSAFGLPIARFADRGNRKILIAVAISVWSLMTVLCAAAASFWQLLLARIGVGVGEAGATPPAQSLIVDYFPTAQRARAIGIFATSGTVGYLIGLSAGSQLVAAHGWRATLVAFGLPGLLIAALVWWVLDEPRQRVDAAVPRASTEDFRTSVERLVGKRSFVLMLAGFTLYHFAAYGSLVFVPSYLVRVIESPIEQAGLYYGATSALGVLIGSLAGGAIQDALSRRDPRWIVRFPAIAFGLATLPNCAMFLIDDLPTFLVVSTIGGILLYAALPAAFAAIHAVCGSARRATAIAVVLFFGNLLGFGLGPVITGALSDHFSAIHGPEGLRYALIIVMALTVPTAAFFYRASGRVAEDLED, encoded by the coding sequence TTGAGCATCACCCCCACCCCCGCCGCACGGGGTGGCGGCGCGGCGCATCTCTATTCTCCGGCACGCCGCTGGACCTTCCTCGCGATCCTTTTCCTTGTCGGCGCGTCGAGCTCGATCGACCGCGTTGTCATTTCGGTGCTACTCGAGCCGATCAAACAGGAATTCGGGGTCTCCGACACCCAACTCGGTCTGCTCAGCGGCCTCTCCTTCGCGCTGCTCTATTCGGCGTTCGGCCTGCCGATCGCGCGCTTCGCCGATCGTGGTAACCGCAAGATACTGATCGCCGTCGCGATCTCGGTATGGAGCCTGATGACGGTCCTGTGCGCTGCGGCGGCGAGTTTCTGGCAGCTGCTGCTCGCGCGTATCGGTGTCGGTGTGGGCGAAGCGGGCGCGACCCCGCCCGCCCAGTCGCTGATCGTCGATTATTTCCCGACCGCGCAGCGCGCCCGCGCGATCGGCATCTTCGCGACATCGGGAACCGTCGGCTATCTGATCGGCCTTTCTGCAGGGTCGCAGCTCGTCGCCGCGCATGGCTGGCGCGCGACGCTCGTTGCGTTCGGCCTGCCCGGGTTGTTGATCGCCGCGCTCGTCTGGTGGGTGCTCGACGAGCCGCGCCAGCGCGTCGATGCCGCGGTGCCCCGCGCCAGTACGGAAGATTTCCGTACCTCGGTCGAGCGCCTCGTCGGAAAGCGGTCGTTCGTGCTCATGCTCGCGGGCTTCACCCTCTATCATTTCGCGGCCTATGGCTCGCTCGTCTTCGTGCCCTCCTACCTCGTGCGCGTGATCGAAAGCCCGATCGAACAGGCGGGCCTCTATTATGGCGCGACATCGGCGCTCGGGGTGCTCATCGGCAGCCTCGCCGGCGGCGCGATCCAGGATGCGCTGTCGCGGCGCGATCCGCGCTGGATCGTGCGTTTTCCCGCCATCGCCTTCGGCCTCGCCACGCTGCCCAATTGTGCGATGTTCCTGATCGACGACCTGCCGACCTTTCTGGTCGTCAGCACGATCGGGGGTATCCTGCTCTACGCCGCGCTGCCAGCCGCCTTCGCCGCAATCCATGCGGTGTGCGGCAGCGCCCGGCGAGCGACAGCGATCGCAGTCGTTCTCTTCTTCGGCAACCTGCTCGGCTTCGGGCTCGGGCCGGTGATCACCGGCGCGCTCAGCGACCATTTCAGTGCGATTCACGGCCCCGAAGGGCTGCGCTATGCGCTCATCATCGTCATGGCGCTGACCGTGCCGACCGCGGCCTTCTTCTACCGCGCAAGCGGCAGAGTTGCAGAGGATCTGGAGGACTGA
- a CDS encoding glutathione S-transferase family protein, protein MTLELFAHPFSSYCQKALIALYENDIPFTYRMMEDPGVGDELASLWPMKRFPILCEGGRTVFEATIIIEYLQLRHPGPVQLIPEDPDTAVEVRMLDRFFDNYVMTPQGKFVFDALRPPESRDPFGVEEARKMLDTSYAWLDRRMNGRTWAVGDQFTLADCAAAPSLFYADWTHRIPEQYEHLALYRKRLLARPSFARAVDEARRFRHYFPLGAPDRD, encoded by the coding sequence CTTATCGCCCTTTACGAGAATGACATTCCCTTCACCTACCGAATGATGGAGGATCCCGGCGTCGGGGATGAACTCGCATCGCTGTGGCCGATGAAGCGCTTCCCGATTCTTTGCGAAGGCGGCCGAACCGTGTTCGAGGCCACCATCATCATCGAATATCTCCAGCTCCGCCATCCCGGCCCGGTCCAGTTGATCCCTGAAGATCCGGACACTGCCGTCGAAGTGCGGATGCTCGACCGCTTTTTCGACAATTATGTCATGACGCCCCAAGGCAAGTTCGTGTTCGACGCGCTTCGCCCTCCGGAAAGCCGCGACCCCTTCGGTGTCGAGGAAGCGCGCAAGATGCTGGATACCAGTTATGCGTGGCTCGACCGAAGAATGAACGGCCGCACCTGGGCCGTGGGCGATCAATTTACTCTTGCCGATTGCGCTGCTGCGCCCTCACTTTTTTATGCCGACTGGACGCACCGAATTCCGGAGCAATATGAACATCTCGCACTCTATAGAAAGCGGCTGCTGGCACGACCGTCGTTCGCACGCGCGGTCGATGAGGCGCGTCGCTTCCGACACTATTTCCCATTGGGAGCACCGGACCGCGACTAG
- a CDS encoding alpha/beta hydrolase-fold protein, translating into MTGLSRLALTLAIAIAAAHPSPLRADQRGAITAPNSEAEPYVMPRSEVRPLRSDAGSDYLIYIAWPQQQPPPEGYPILYLLDGSESFAIAAEYQNRLGSYAGMAPGIVVGIGYPDASRRNFDYTPAVPEGVELMPGMGPTGGAGPFLDFLADKVIPEVESEFPVNPDRRSLAGYSLGGLLTLQALFKRPDLFRTYVASSPSIWFGEKQVLKMLPGFADRLGALSSRRSLLLSAGEYEQLPPPGRERDPSWLLIADLSRRARMIDNASDLAVSLRSAPLDVEFRVAPGETHASGN; encoded by the coding sequence ATGACCGGCTTATCACGCCTCGCCCTGACGCTCGCCATAGCCATCGCAGCCGCTCATCCTTCGCCGCTCCGGGCCGACCAACGCGGCGCTATCACAGCGCCCAACTCCGAAGCCGAACCTTATGTCATGCCGCGTTCCGAAGTGCGGCCACTGCGCTCAGACGCCGGGAGCGACTATCTAATCTACATCGCTTGGCCCCAGCAGCAGCCGCCACCCGAAGGATATCCGATCCTCTACCTCCTCGACGGGAGCGAAAGCTTCGCAATCGCGGCGGAATATCAGAACCGGCTGGGTAGCTATGCTGGCATGGCTCCCGGCATTGTGGTGGGTATAGGCTATCCCGATGCCTCGCGCCGCAATTTCGACTACACACCGGCCGTGCCGGAAGGCGTCGAACTCATGCCGGGCATGGGTCCGACCGGCGGGGCTGGACCCTTTCTCGATTTTCTTGCCGACAAAGTCATTCCCGAGGTGGAGTCCGAGTTTCCCGTAAATCCCGATCGCCGGTCATTGGCGGGGTATAGCCTCGGCGGACTGCTCACCTTGCAGGCGCTGTTCAAGCGGCCCGATCTATTCCGCACCTATGTCGCGTCCAGCCCTTCGATCTGGTTTGGTGAAAAGCAGGTTTTGAAGATGTTGCCGGGATTTGCCGATCGGCTGGGCGCATTGTCGTCGCGTCGCAGTCTGCTGCTGAGCGCGGGCGAATATGAACAGTTGCCGCCTCCGGGACGAGAGCGGGATCCGTCATGGTTGCTAATCGCCGACCTCAGCCGCCGCGCCAGAATGATTGACAATGCCAGCGATCTGGCGGTCAGCCTAAGATCAGCACCCTTGGACGTGGAATTTCGCGTGGCTCCTGGCGAAACCCATGCATCGGGCAATTAG
- a CDS encoding GntR family transcriptional regulator, with amino-acid sequence MRAARPKSEKSAEPAEVLDISDEVARQSSGQKVYALLREQILNLDLPPNTELDEVQFSRELGFSRTPIREALIRLASDSLVVLAPNRGARVAPLDLDQVPQVLEALELYERATTRWAALRRQPHHLDLLEQRNREFAAASETRDPRLIVEANWAFHDAINQACGNKFLAADCSKMLRGVMRLSLLAFRQNGAALLSYSDVIDQHNQMIDAISRGDANEAERLVYEHSDEFRERMKTFVAGASTADFLLNGRG; translated from the coding sequence ATGCGCGCCGCCCGACCCAAATCCGAAAAATCCGCCGAGCCAGCGGAGGTCCTCGACATAAGCGACGAGGTCGCCCGTCAGTCCTCGGGACAGAAGGTCTATGCCTTGCTGCGCGAGCAGATACTGAACCTCGACCTGCCGCCGAACACCGAGCTGGACGAGGTTCAGTTCAGCCGCGAGCTCGGCTTTTCGCGCACACCGATCCGCGAGGCGCTGATCCGGCTGGCGTCCGACAGCCTGGTGGTGCTGGCGCCGAACCGGGGCGCCCGCGTCGCGCCGCTCGACCTCGATCAGGTGCCGCAGGTGCTTGAGGCGCTCGAGCTTTATGAACGGGCGACCACGCGCTGGGCCGCCCTCCGCCGGCAGCCGCATCATCTCGACCTGCTCGAACAGCGCAACCGCGAGTTCGCCGCCGCGAGCGAAACGCGCGATCCGCGCCTGATCGTCGAGGCGAACTGGGCCTTTCACGATGCGATCAATCAGGCGTGCGGGAACAAGTTCCTAGCCGCCGACTGCTCGAAAATGCTGCGCGGCGTGATGCGCCTGTCGCTGCTCGCCTTTCGCCAGAACGGCGCGGCGCTGCTGAGCTATTCGGACGTCATCGACCAGCATAACCAGATGATCGATGCGATCAGCCGCGGCGATGCGAACGAAGCCGAGCGGCTCGTCTACGAGCATTCGGACGAGTTTCGCGAGCGGATGAAGACCTTTGTCGCCGGTGCGAGCACCGCCGATTTCTTGCTGAACGGTCGCGGCTGA
- the argE gene encoding acetylornithine deacetylase: MTGAPRSDDNLAHALAASAIEILAHLVAFDTTSSASNLALIDYVEAYLKAHGVASRRIANADGSKANLLATIGPADARGLVLSGHTDVVPVEGQPWSHDPFTLVKDEGRLYGRGTADMKSFIALALAAVPYLTPRMMTRPVHLAFSYDEEIGCLGAPDLIDALVAEGRRPVAAIVGEPTEMAIINSHKGIHLYEVVVTGREAHSSLVHEGVSANMVAIDILGVLGRIAESERAYHRDARFDPPWSTLTVGTIRGGTAANILARECRFTFDLRTVPDRDVGGVLAPFWAAIEEARARLKDEGEETGITVRTIAEVPPLRREEEGAAERLAAMLSEAAAPAGAVSYGAEAGQFQTAGMSTVICGPGSIVQAHRPDEYIEIAQIEAGARFMSRLIAMTHAE, from the coding sequence ATGACCGGCGCACCGCGAAGCGACGACAATCTTGCGCACGCGCTGGCCGCGTCGGCGATCGAAATCCTTGCGCATCTGGTTGCGTTCGACACGACGTCTAGCGCGTCGAACCTCGCGCTGATCGACTATGTGGAAGCATATCTGAAGGCGCATGGCGTCGCTTCGCGGCGGATCGCCAACGCCGACGGCAGCAAGGCCAATCTGCTCGCGACGATCGGGCCTGCCGACGCGCGCGGACTGGTGCTGTCGGGGCACACCGACGTGGTGCCGGTCGAAGGCCAGCCGTGGAGCCACGATCCCTTTACGCTGGTAAAGGACGAAGGGCGGCTCTACGGGCGCGGCACTGCCGACATGAAGAGCTTCATCGCGCTGGCGCTCGCGGCGGTACCTTATCTGACGCCGCGCATGATGACGCGCCCGGTCCATCTCGCCTTTTCCTATGACGAGGAGATCGGGTGCCTCGGCGCGCCCGACCTGATCGACGCGCTGGTCGCCGAAGGGCGTCGCCCGGTCGCGGCGATCGTGGGCGAACCGACCGAAATGGCGATCATCAACAGCCACAAGGGCATCCACCTCTATGAAGTCGTCGTCACGGGGCGCGAGGCGCATTCGAGCCTGGTGCACGAGGGCGTGTCGGCGAACATGGTCGCGATCGACATATTGGGCGTGCTCGGACGCATCGCCGAAAGCGAGCGCGCCTATCACCGCGACGCGCGCTTCGATCCGCCTTGGTCGACGCTGACCGTGGGGACGATCCGCGGCGGTACCGCGGCGAACATCCTGGCGCGCGAATGCCGCTTTACCTTCGACCTGCGCACGGTGCCTGACCGCGACGTCGGTGGCGTGCTCGCGCCCTTCTGGGCAGCGATCGAGGAAGCGCGAGCGCGGCTGAAGGACGAGGGCGAGGAGACCGGCATTACGGTACGGACGATCGCCGAGGTCCCGCCGCTGCGCCGCGAGGAGGAGGGCGCAGCCGAGCGGCTGGCCGCAATGCTGAGCGAGGCCGCGGCCCCGGCGGGCGCGGTATCCTATGGCGCCGAAGCCGGACAATTCCAGACGGCGGGCATGTCGACGGTGATCTGCGGCCCGGGTTCGATCGTCCAGGCGCATCGTCCCGACGAATATATCGAGATCGCGCAGATTGAGGCGGGCGCGCGCTTCATGTCGAGGTTGATTGCGATGACCCATGCGGAGTAG